One Candidatus Neomarinimicrobiota bacterium DNA segment encodes these proteins:
- a CDS encoding DUF1565 domain-containing protein, which produces MTIVKPIIFTLFSGMLQSAIIKVNPDSSSDYVSIQTAIDSAQASDTILVSPGRYIENLDYNGKNILVCSHYIFDEDDSFIYNTIIDGNKSGSVVKFDSYETRSAILNGFTITNGSGIIIRNSSPTIKNCYITKNYSMGEGFNNGGGITIAEGTFPFLSNLTVTQNFNADKAGGGISIYHQGNAAFDPVNRCNVYLNWSGGYNDISHGGFNPRYPIDIYLDTATVKYPSRYFFRTGRNDVLDIKHGKIDQKYSNLYVDPETGRNKNSGASLNEPLKNVHYALALVAADTENRGTIHLAPGTYSFSGSGEFLPLNLRSYVSIVGAGKEETIFDLDGSLDPAMSAYLENKRDFTLSSFQIRNAGRRDQYDMEGVLVLNQNINVLLEDLLFTQNSMHYIIKSTYYSGSLCPDSTSITIRDCDFINNSGYISTFYYYFITIENCRFMNGVPYYYGITGSTGALALRVNHHSFATSAQSRRIENCVFTNNLNEVNLSGGGGSQTIVYVESKKNVDFVNCTFADNFIANSNSYGAVIVDGHDGGSTRFANCIFWGNAPSQMTVWGGMTTNEVIFSHNIVQDLDNISQNVTLLDGNMSSDPQFSLLDSNDYSLSASSAAIDAGTAFFVWDGDTIVNLSPNNYVGEAPDIGALEYQRLKITPEAILPKKLRLQSAYPNPFNSNITIKFEVPFPAVLSIKLYDIKGRLIKEQLNAWLGTGQHSFSLDGNNLASGTYFLQISDGKRLDSRKIVLLK; this is translated from the coding sequence ATGACTATTGTAAAACCCATTATTTTTACTCTTTTTTCAGGGATGTTACAAAGTGCAATCATAAAGGTAAATCCTGATTCAAGCAGTGATTATGTTTCTATACAGACAGCCATAGATTCGGCACAGGCGAGTGACACGATTTTAGTGTCACCGGGTAGGTATATTGAAAATCTTGATTACAATGGGAAAAATATCCTTGTTTGTTCTCATTACATTTTTGATGAAGATGATTCATTTATTTACAACACCATTATTGACGGGAATAAGAGTGGCAGTGTGGTCAAATTTGATTCCTACGAAACTCGGTCTGCCATCTTAAACGGGTTCACTATCACCAACGGGAGTGGAATTATTATACGAAACAGCAGCCCCACCATTAAGAATTGTTATATTACCAAAAACTATTCCATGGGTGAGGGTTTTAATAACGGTGGAGGAATTACTATCGCTGAGGGCACCTTCCCATTCCTTTCGAATCTAACAGTAACACAGAATTTTAATGCGGATAAGGCAGGAGGCGGAATTTCGATTTACCACCAAGGGAATGCTGCCTTTGATCCGGTAAACCGGTGCAATGTTTATTTGAATTGGTCCGGAGGGTACAACGATATAAGTCACGGCGGGTTTAATCCTCGGTATCCGATTGATATATATCTTGATACTGCTACTGTGAAATACCCGTCCAGATATTTTTTCCGAACAGGGCGTAATGATGTTTTAGATATCAAACATGGAAAGATAGATCAAAAATATTCAAACCTGTATGTTGATCCGGAAACCGGACGTAATAAAAACTCCGGCGCATCCTTAAATGAACCTTTGAAAAATGTTCATTATGCACTCGCGCTTGTTGCGGCTGATACTGAAAACCGCGGAACCATTCACTTAGCGCCGGGGACGTACTCATTTTCCGGCAGTGGGGAATTCTTGCCTCTCAACCTTCGCAGTTACGTCTCTATTGTTGGCGCAGGAAAAGAAGAAACGATATTTGATTTAGATGGGTCGCTGGATCCTGCTATGAGTGCTTATTTGGAAAATAAAAGAGACTTTACTCTTTCTTCATTCCAAATCAGGAATGCAGGAAGACGGGACCAATACGACATGGAAGGCGTTTTGGTATTGAACCAAAATATAAATGTATTGTTAGAAGACCTTTTATTCACCCAAAACTCCATGCATTATATTATTAAATCCACATATTACTCTGGTTCATTATGCCCGGATTCAACCAGTATAACCATAAGAGATTGTGACTTCATTAATAATTCTGGATATATCAGTACCTTTTATTACTATTTCATTACCATTGAAAATTGTCGCTTTATGAATGGTGTACCTTATTATTACGGAATTACCGGCTCGACAGGCGCACTTGCATTACGTGTCAATCATCATTCCTTCGCTACTTCTGCACAAAGCAGGCGAATAGAAAACTGCGTATTTACCAATAATTTGAATGAGGTGAACTTGTCGGGTGGAGGTGGGAGTCAAACTATTGTATATGTGGAATCAAAGAAAAACGTAGATTTTGTGAACTGTACATTCGCGGACAACTTCATAGCAAATTCCAATTCGTATGGCGCTGTGATTGTGGACGGACATGACGGAGGAAGTACACGCTTTGCAAACTGCATATTTTGGGGGAACGCCCCTTCCCAAATGACTGTTTGGGGTGGAATGACGACAAATGAAGTTATTTTTTCTCACAACATTGTACAAGATTTGGATAATATATCCCAAAATGTAACGTTGCTTGATGGGAATATGAGTTCCGATCCCCAATTCAGTCTACTTGACTCCAATGATTATTCTTTATCAGCATCCTCGGCGGCGATTGATGCCGGTACAGCATTTTTTGTGTGGGACGGAGATACAATTGTAAATCTTTCTCCAAATAACTATGTTGGGGAAGCGCCTGATATCGGAGCCCTTGAATACCAAAGGCTAAAAATTACACCGGAAGCAATCTTACCCAAAAAACTGCGACTTCAGTCTGCCTACCCAAATCCATTCAATTCGAATATCACCATTAAATTTGAAGTGCCTTTTCCCGCTGTCTTATCAATCAAATTGTATGATATAAAAGGCCGGTTAATAAAGGAACAATTAAATGCATGGTTAGGCACAGGTCAGCATAGTTTCTCATTGGACGGTAACAATCTTGCATCAGGAACGTACTTTTTACAAATAAGCGACGGAAAAAGATTAGATTCACGTAAAATAGTTCTGCTTAAATAG
- a CDS encoding amidohydrolase, with product MKINILNKIELIKNEIITTRRDIHKHPELGFQEIRTAGLVAKRLQSLGMDVKTGVGKTGVVGDLKGKGEGPTIALRADMDALPIQETGEKEYISVNDGVMHACGHDGHVAMLLGAAKVLAEKRDELNGNVRFIFQPAEEGEGGARYMIEDGCLEDVDEIYGIHLWTYQNTGEIGIKPGPILAYADKFTITVKGIGGHGAAPHGSVDAVLVASHLVIALQTIVSRNTDPLKSSVVSIGKINGGYNFNVIADEIVLLGTARAYEEDIQAMIKKRMGDIIDGVAQTFGAKIKFDYQEGYPATINDEVAYEKLLSSAKKIVGEGADFPYLSMGGEDFSYYAQKVPGCFFFVGAAPKNQPFQSVPHHCSHFDIDEEALLVGASVFVQVVEDLIGKNSQ from the coding sequence ATGAAAATAAATATTCTAAACAAAATCGAACTAATTAAAAATGAAATCATTACTACGCGCCGCGATATTCACAAACATCCTGAACTCGGATTTCAAGAAATCCGAACCGCCGGACTGGTTGCTAAAAGACTACAATCGCTGGGCATGGATGTAAAAACAGGTGTAGGAAAAACCGGCGTTGTCGGAGACTTAAAAGGGAAAGGAGAGGGTCCTACAATTGCGCTTAGAGCAGACATGGACGCCCTACCCATTCAGGAAACAGGAGAGAAAGAATATATTTCAGTTAATGATGGCGTGATGCATGCCTGCGGGCATGATGGTCACGTGGCCATGCTCTTAGGCGCCGCCAAAGTGTTGGCGGAAAAAAGGGATGAACTAAATGGAAATGTACGTTTCATTTTTCAGCCGGCGGAAGAAGGAGAAGGAGGCGCTCGTTATATGATTGAAGACGGTTGCCTAGAGGATGTGGATGAGATTTACGGAATTCATTTATGGACCTATCAAAACACGGGAGAAATTGGAATCAAGCCCGGTCCGATTTTGGCGTATGCTGATAAGTTTACCATTACGGTTAAAGGAATCGGTGGTCATGGCGCCGCACCGCACGGGTCGGTGGATGCTGTTCTTGTTGCATCTCATTTGGTAATAGCGCTGCAAACCATTGTTAGCCGAAATACCGATCCGCTAAAAAGTTCGGTAGTTTCGATTGGGAAAATAAATGGAGGTTACAATTTTAACGTGATTGCAGATGAAATTGTGTTATTGGGAACAGCAAGAGCCTACGAAGAAGATATTCAAGCCATGATTAAAAAACGGATGGGAGATATTATTGATGGAGTTGCTCAAACGTTTGGCGCAAAGATTAAGTTTGACTATCAGGAAGGTTATCCTGCCACGATTAATGATGAAGTTGCGTATGAAAAGTTATTAAGCTCAGCGAAAAAGATTGTGGGTGAAGGTGCAGATTTTCCTTATCTCTCAATGGGTGGGGAAGACTTCAGTTATTATGCGCAAAAAGTTCCGGGATGCTTCTTTTTTGTAGGTGCAGCGCCAAAGAATCAACCATTTCAGAGTGTACCACACCATTGTTCTCATTTTGATATTGATGAAGAAGCACTTTTGGTTGGCGCTTCAGTATTTGTTCAGGTTGTGGAGGATTTAATAGGGAAAAATTCTCAGTAG